The sequence GGTGTTGCCGGTGAGCGCGATCCGCTCCTCGTCGAGGGCCTCGGCGCGCAGGTTGGCGGCGTTGTCGGGGGTGGCCGCGCACAGCAGGTCGGAGACGTGGTCGACCATCACCCGGTTGTGCTCCTCGGGCATCGCCCGGTCGAAGCTGCGCAGTCCGGCCTCGACGTGGACGAGCGGGATCTCCCGGGCGTTGGCGGCGAGGGCGCCGGCCAGGGTGGCGTTGGTGTCGCCCTGGACGACCACGGCGGCCGGGCGGTCCTCGGCGAACGCGGCGTCGAGCTGGCCGAGGGACTGCGCGATCTGGCCGGCCCGGGGGCGGCCGCCGACACCGGTGAGCAGTTCGGGGCGGGGCAGGCCGAGGTCGCGCAGGAAGCGGCCGGACATCGCCTCGTCCCAGTGCTGGCCGGTGTGGACCAGTCGGGTGGCGGGGCCGAGTTCGTGGATCAGCGGGGCGAGCTTGACCAGCTCCGGGCGGGTGCCGAGGACGACGGCGACGCTGCCGGGGGCGAGCGGGCGGGCGGCGGACCGGGGGGCGGGGCACAGGCTCATGGCGGTACGGCTCCGGGGGGCTGGGTGCGGGTGCGGGGCTGGGTGCGGGGCAGCGGGCTGCCTGGCTGCCGGGCGGCGGGGGAGGGAGGGCGTCGGCGGCGCCCTCGGTCAGGACTCCAGGGCGGTGGGGGCGCCGACGGCGACCTTCTCGGCGTTGCGCCGGGTCTTGGCCCAGCCGTTGCGGCCGAGCAGCATCCGGACGGCGGCCCGGGTGGCGACCACGAACAGGTGGTAGGCGTAGAGCCAGACCAGCAGGCCCCAGAGCAGGCCGGTGAGCCGGCTCCGGTCGGGGCGGACGAGCCGGCGGTAGGTGGGGCCCCAGAAGACCATCGGCAGGGTGGCGAGCACGAAGGCGACCGCCATCCAGGGGCCGTAGGTCAGCTGGAACTCGGCGGTCTCCTCGGGGAAGAGCACCAGCCCGGCCCCGGTGATGGCGAGCGACAGCGGGGTGAGGACGACGAGCAGGACGCAGACCACCGGCTGGAGGAAGGTGTACAGCACCTCGGCCTTGCCGGCGGGCCGGTAGTGCGGCGAGCGCAGCACCCGGCCGGTGTAGCGCAGGCACTGCATGTTGCCCTGGGCCCAGCGGGTGCGCTGGGTGAGGAAGCGGCGCCAGGAGACCAGGGCCTCCTGGGAGACGTTGGTCTCGGTGACGTGGGTGAGCCGCCAGCCGGCCAGCCGCAGGTCGAGCCCGGACTCGTAGTCCTCCAGCAGGGCGCGCTCGGGCCAGGGGCGGCCGTCGCGGCCCTCCTCGGCGGTGAGCGAGTCGAGGGCGGTGAGCCGGACGAACTGGCCGTTGCCGCCGAGGCCGACGCTGCCGGTGCGGCGGCGCAGCAGCTGCATGCCGGCGTTGTTGGCCTGGAACTCGACGTCCTGCATCCGGACCAGGGCGCGGGCGAGGGCGTTGGCGAGCCGGCCCCGGCCGGCCAGCGGGCGCGGGTCCTCGGCGTTGCGCATCCGCACGCCGATCTGCACGGCGCCGGTGTCGGGGCGGCCCATCGCGTGCTCGTTGCCGACCTGTTCGAGGGTGCCGGGGTCGAGCTGCCCGTCGGCGTCGACGACGCCGAGGACGACCCGGGAGCGGTCGGTGCCGGGCGGCAGCGAGGCGGAGATCTCCCGGTAGGCGGCGTTCAGGGCGGCGCCCTTGCCGATCCGGGCGTGCGGGCGGCGGCGCTGGACGAGGTGGATCCGGGGGTCGTGCCCGGCGGCGGCGAGCACCAGGTCGCGGGTGGCGTCCTCGCTGTCGTCGTCGATCACCCAGAGGTGGGCGGCGGGGGCGACGGCGCGCAGTCCGGCCAGGGTCTGGGCGATCACCGCCTCCTCGTCCCGGCAGGGGACCATCAGGTGCCACTGGAACGCGGCGGGGTCGCCGGGGCGGGCCGGGCGGTTGCGCCGGAAGGCGTGCCGGGAGCCGGCCCAGTAGACCAGGAAGCGGCCGAACACCAGGGCCATGTAGAGCACGAGGGCCAGCGAGATCAGCCCGGCGAGCTGGACGAAGCCGTCCCGGCGCAGCTCGAAGAATTGGCGCAGGGCGTCGGGCATGGCGCGGTGCTCCTCATGATCAAAGGCGATTTGTCTCCCTGGGATGCGAATCAATGCTTCATTGCGGTCTGATATCGCCAAAACGATAGTAAACGCAGAAAACGGCCAACTCGGGCAAAGTGGTGGTTCTCACCCCGTCGGGAGCGGCGCCGCGCGCTCCGTAGACTGTGGACGTGAGCGACAAGGCCGACCCGAACCCGTACACCCTCCGCCCCGCCGACGGCAGCCCCGCCGACGCCCTGCGCGAGGTCGAGGTGGAACTCTCCGAGCGCTGGCCGGAGAACAAGCTGGAGCCCTCGCTCGACCGGATCGAGGCGCTGATGGACATCCTGGGCCAGCCCCAGCGGTCCTTCCCCTCCATCCACATCACCGGCACCAACGGCAAGACCTCCACCGCCCGGATGATCGAGCAGCTGTTCGGCGTCTTCGAGCTGCGCACCGGCCGCTACACCAGCCCGCACGTGGAGAGCGTCACCGAGCGGATCAGCCTGGACGGCGCCCCGATCACCCCCGAGCGGTTCGTCGAGGTCTACCGCGACATCGAGCCCTACGTGCGGATGGTCGACGAGCGCGAGCCGGTCGCGATGTCCTTCTTCGAGGTGCTCACCGGCATGGCCTACGCGGCCTTCGCCGACGCGCCGGTGGACGTCGCCGTGGTCGAGGTCGGCATGGGCGGCTCCTGGGACGCCACCAACGTCATCGACGCCGGGGTCGCCGTGATCACCCCGATCGGCCTCGACCACACCGACAAGCTCGGCGGGACCACCGGCGAGATCGCGGTCGAGAAGTCCGGGATCATCAAGTCCGACGCCGTCGCGATCGTCGCCCAGCAGCAGCTCGACGCCGCCCGGACCATCCTCCGGCGCGCGGTCGAGGTCGACGCCACGGTCGCCCGCGAGGGCATGGAATTCGGCGTCGTCCGCCGCGAACTCGCGATCGGCGGCCAGCTGGTGACGCTGCGCGGGATCGGCGGCGAGGAGTACGAGGACGTCTTCCTGCCGCTGCACGGCGAGCACCAGGCCCAGAACGCGGCCCTGGCGCTGGCCGCCGTCGAGGCGTTCTTCGGCGTCGGCGGCGCCCGCGGCGGACAGCTCGACGTCGACAAGGTCCGCCAGGGCTTCTCCGGCGTCAGCTCCCCGGGCCGGCTGGAGGTCGTCCGGCGCAGCCCCACCATCCTGCTGGACGCCGCCCACAACCCGCACGGCGCCCGCGCCACCGTCACCGCCATCGGCGAGTCCTTCGGCTTCACCCGGCTGGTCGGCGTGATCGGCACCAGCGGCGACAAGGACGTGGCCGGCCTGCTGGAGGCCTTCGAGCCGCTCCTCGCCGAGGTCGTGATCACCCAGAACTCCACCCACCGCGCCATGGACGTCGACGAGCTCGCAGCCCTGGCGGTCGAGGTCTTCGGCGAGGACCGGGTCCAGGTCGAGCCCAGGCTCGACGACGCCATCGCCGCCGCCGTCACCCTGGCCGAGGAGGAGGGCGACCTCGGCGGCGCCGGGGTGCTGGTCACCGGATCGGTCATCACGGTGGGCGAGGCCCGCCTGCTGCTCGGGAGGAAGTGACGATGAGGACGCTCTGCTCCTCGACGCTGATCGGCGAGGCCCTCGTGGTGCTCTTCGCGGCCCTGGTCGCGATGCAGCTCACGGACGTCTCCCACGGCGCCCTGTGGACGGTCAGCGGCATCGCCATGGTGCTGTGCGTGCTGCTCTGCGGCATGATCACCCGCCCCGGCGCGGTGGCCGTCGGCTGGGCGCTGCAGCTCGGGCTGATCGCCAGCGGCTTCGTGGTGCCGACCATGTTCGTGCTCGGCGTGATCTTCGCCGGCCTCTGGTGGTGCTCGGTGCACTACGGCCGGCGGATCGACGAGATCAAGGCCGCCCGCACCGCCGCCGCGGCCGCCTGAGACGCCTCCGGACCGGGTCCTGGGCGTTCGCTCACGCAAGGTAACCTCTGCGGTAGTCGCACGGCGCACGCGGAACAGCACGTGCGTGCCGGTCCGCGTGCGTGCCGATCCGTGCGTGCGCCGATTCCCGTGTCCGCGCCGAAACCCGATTTCCCCAGGAGACGCCCCGTGTCCCAGCGCACTCTCGTCCTGCTCAAGCCCGACGCCGTCAAGCGCGGCCTGGCCGGCGAGATCATCAGCCGGATCGAGCGCAAGGCCGGCTGGCGGCTCGCCGCCGCCGAGCTGCGCACCTTCGAGCGGGCGACGCTGGAGCAGCACTACGCGGAGCACGTCGGCCGCCCGTTCTACGAGCCGCTGCTGGAGTTCATGACCTCCGGCCCGTCGATCGCCCTGATCGTCGAGGGCGAGGAGGTCGTCGCCGGCATCCGCATGCTGGCCGGCGCCACCAACCCGCTGGAGGCCGGGGCCGGCACCATCCGCGGCGACTACGCGACCATCACCCGCGAGAACCTGATCCACGCCTCCGACTCGGTCGAGTCGGCCGAGCGCGAAATCAAGATCTTCTTCCCCGCCCACGCCTGACCGCGCGGGCACCGGGACCTTCGGGACGCCCCGGCCGGGACCATTGGCCCGGCCGGGGCATTCTTATCGGGAAATAGGGAACCAGGCCCTCCGACACGGCGTCCCAATGCCCTGAGAAGCGATCACGCCCCGGACAATGGACGGCGTGCCCCGGGTCGACGTCCGTGCCGAACGGCGTGACTACGATGGACGCGACTCAAGGGCCCGGTAAGGCAGCTCAGCTGGTCGCCGCCCGTCTGCGGGCGCACACCGTCCACCCCACATGACTCCGAGCCCGGGAAGGCACCCACACCCCATGGCGAGCAACCTGTCGTTCATCGGCCGCGACCTGGCGATCGACCTCGGAACTGCCAACACGCTGGTGTACGTCAGGGGCAAGGGCATCGTTCTCAACGAGCCGTCCGTCGTCGCGGTCAACACCAACACCGGCGGCATCCTCGCCGTCGGCTCCGAGGCCAAGAAGATGATCGGGCGCACCCCCGGCAACATCGTGGCCATCCGCCCGCTCAAGGACGGCGTCATCGCCGACTTCGAGATCACCGAGCGGATGCTGCGCTACTTCATCCTCAAGGTGCACCGCCGCCGCTTCCTCGCCCGCCCCCGGGTCGTCGTCTGCGTCCCCTCCGGCATCACCGGCGTCGAGCGCCGCGCGGTCATCGAGGCCTCCCTCCAGGCCGGCTGCCGCCAGGTGCACATCATCGAGGAGCCGATGGCCGCCGCGATCGGCGCCGGCCTCCCGGTCCACGAGCCCACCGGCAACATGGTCGTCGACATCGGCGGCGGCACCACCGAGGTCGCCGTCATCTCGCTCGGCGGCATCGTCACCGCCCAGTCCATCCGGGTCGCCGGCGACGAACTCGACAACGCCATCGTCCAGCACATCAAGAAGGAGTACTCGCTGCTCCTGGGCGAGCGCAGCGCCGAGCAGATCAAGATGAGCATCGGCTCCGCCTTCGGCCTGGAGGGCGAGAAGGACGAGCACGCCGAGATCCGCGGCCGTGACCTCGTCAGCGGCCTGCCCAAGACCGTCGTCATCTCCGCCGCCGAGGTCCGCGAGGCCATCGACGAGCCGGTCAACTCGATCATCGACGCGGTCAAGACCACCCTCGACCAGTGCCCGCCCGAGCTGGCCGGCGACGTCATGGACCGGGGCATCGTCCTCACCGGCGGCGGCGCCCTGCTCCGCGGCCTGGACGAGCGGCTGCGCCG comes from Streptomyces sp. TLI_053 and encodes:
- a CDS encoding rod shape-determining protein, which gives rise to MSFIGRDLAIDLGTANTLVYVRGKGIVLNEPSVVAVNTNTGGILAVGSEAKKMIGRTPGNIVAIRPLKDGVIADFEITERMLRYFILKVHRRRFLARPRVVVCVPSGITGVERRAVIEASLQAGCRQVHIIEEPMAAAIGAGLPVHEPTGNMVVDIGGGTTEVAVISLGGIVTAQSIRVAGDELDNAIVQHIKKEYSLLLGERSAEQIKMSIGSAFGLEGEKDEHAEIRGRDLVSGLPKTVVISAAEVREAIDEPVNSIIDAVKTTLDQCPPELAGDVMDRGIVLTGGGALLRGLDERLRRETGMPIHIAENPLDSVALGSGKCVEEFEALQQVLDAAPRR
- a CDS encoding glycosyltransferase is translated as MPDALRQFFELRRDGFVQLAGLISLALVLYMALVFGRFLVYWAGSRHAFRRNRPARPGDPAAFQWHLMVPCRDEEAVIAQTLAGLRAVAPAAHLWVIDDDSEDATRDLVLAAAGHDPRIHLVQRRRPHARIGKGAALNAAYREISASLPPGTDRSRVVLGVVDADGQLDPGTLEQVGNEHAMGRPDTGAVQIGVRMRNAEDPRPLAGRGRLANALARALVRMQDVEFQANNAGMQLLRRRTGSVGLGGNGQFVRLTALDSLTAEEGRDGRPWPERALLEDYESGLDLRLAGWRLTHVTETNVSQEALVSWRRFLTQRTRWAQGNMQCLRYTGRVLRSPHYRPAGKAEVLYTFLQPVVCVLLVVLTPLSLAITGAGLVLFPEETAEFQLTYGPWMAVAFVLATLPMVFWGPTYRRLVRPDRSRLTGLLWGLLVWLYAYHLFVVATRAAVRMLLGRNGWAKTRRNAEKVAVGAPTALES
- the ndk gene encoding nucleoside-diphosphate kinase, with amino-acid sequence MSQRTLVLLKPDAVKRGLAGEIISRIERKAGWRLAAAELRTFERATLEQHYAEHVGRPFYEPLLEFMTSGPSIALIVEGEEVVAGIRMLAGATNPLEAGAGTIRGDYATITRENLIHASDSVESAEREIKIFFPAHA
- a CDS encoding DUF4233 domain-containing protein, with translation MRTLCSSTLIGEALVVLFAALVAMQLTDVSHGALWTVSGIAMVLCVLLCGMITRPGAVAVGWALQLGLIASGFVVPTMFVLGVIFAGLWWCSVHYGRRIDEIKAARTAAAAA
- a CDS encoding folylpolyglutamate synthase/dihydrofolate synthase family protein encodes the protein MREVEVELSERWPENKLEPSLDRIEALMDILGQPQRSFPSIHITGTNGKTSTARMIEQLFGVFELRTGRYTSPHVESVTERISLDGAPITPERFVEVYRDIEPYVRMVDEREPVAMSFFEVLTGMAYAAFADAPVDVAVVEVGMGGSWDATNVIDAGVAVITPIGLDHTDKLGGTTGEIAVEKSGIIKSDAVAIVAQQQLDAARTILRRAVEVDATVAREGMEFGVVRRELAIGGQLVTLRGIGGEEYEDVFLPLHGEHQAQNAALALAAVEAFFGVGGARGGQLDVDKVRQGFSGVSSPGRLEVVRRSPTILLDAAHNPHGARATVTAIGESFGFTRLVGVIGTSGDKDVAGLLEAFEPLLAEVVITQNSTHRAMDVDELAALAVEVFGEDRVQVEPRLDDAIAAAVTLAEEEGDLGGAGVLVTGSVITVGEARLLLGRK